The region tttctcgCATTTTCAAGTTTTTCGATGAATTCATTTAGCAttctcaaaaaattaaaatagatttaaaaatctaatgagttttataaaaaagattaataaaattaataaaattaataaaattaataaaattttaaatattttaaatattttttaaaattcaataaattttataaaaatcattACTTCCTCCGTCCTctttaaaatattagtaatttttattatttttcgcAGAATAGACACattaaatttcattattttttcattCAGAATGGAATTATCAATATTAACAATTTTGGACATATTAATTTATTCTGAAGTAGCTATGTATGTTGTTAACTGATATAGACCGGTCAACTTtctgataaaagaaaaatagaacaTTTGATCCATTTGCACATTCGTTGTCCCTCAATCAAAATCTAATGTacaattgaattgaaatatacattTTGGTAGAACAAAATTTTATATGTTCAAAACTATTTCAATTAACATTACCTGTGCACTGTATTTAACGCTCCGACGTCAAAATCCGATGATCAAGTCGAATGGCAGATCACTGACTGTGTGTTTTAGGTCTTGAAAGAGTTTTAAGTAAGCCTCTTGCTATTTTCCAAAACCAGATGATATTCATTATTGATAGCGCAGGTGGAACTACAAGCATGCTGTAGAAACCCAGGGGAAATATATTTTTCACCTACAACAGATAAAAACAGATGAATTAGTGAAATGATTTAAGTTCAACTCGTatttgaaagtaaaaaaaaatcatttcgcTTTAGGTACAAACCGATATAACCAGCCAACCAACTATTTATGttagaaatatttaaaatttgtatgtaagttgtttgatttaaataaaaaaagagagcAAATAACTGCTTTGAATTGCTCAAAAGCATTATCCTGAAATAACCGACATGGGCGTATTTTAATATTCACATTGAAGCAAACCGATAAGGTTTAAGACCCCGGAACCTTGTTTCGCAGTATTACTATTAAGACAAAGGCAATCATTGTCTGTACTCATCTATTAAAGAGTCGAGCAAAAATGTACTACCACTGACCTCATCAAAGTGGATGAacatgtgcgtgaaaaagtatACGAACAAGATAACCCTTGCCACCTAAAACATTAAACATAAGaaataaaagttattaaaaaaaatcaagttttaAGAACAGAGGACGATGCATTAAAGAATTGCATAAAAACAATTCAAGTTTCAGTTTGAACCAAGAGTGAACTGAACATTTTTACTTTCCAAACCGAACGATAAACTGAttgttttataatatcaaaccaaACAGAATTTGTcggtttggttatgtttctgCACACCCTTAAAACAATGCGAGCCAAGTCAAATAACCGAGAGTTTAGACAGTACCAGCCAGCCCACGAACAAGAGGATTCCATTGCAGACGTATGCTTTAGAGTTTTTCTGACCAGCAAGATCCAAGTACCTGAATTTGTATTTAACATAATGAGCAAATATGGACAATCAAAAATTACCATGGACCTACAGAAACTCTCTAATAGTGGTTGTACCATCTTAAGTTTACAAAAGGAGTTGTGCTCTCTGTGAACAGAACCATTAGAATATAAAACTGTCCTTGACCACTTATAAGGGAGAGAATTATTGAATACATTGATAGCCCATGGTGCAAAACctttaagaaaagaaaaacataaataatgtTAGTAAACTAAGTTGTATGAGCAGAAAACAAAAACCAGCCGTTTCAGCTGAACTTGACTTGATTGGAGAAGAAGCTAAATGACAGTTGAAAAAAAAGCTTCCAGAACAAGTTACTAatagaaacaaatacaaatttggATACTAAGAATAGTTATAAAAATCTCTTACTTACATACTCAAGACCACCTAGAGCTGGAAAATACCAAATGATCATTGCCAGATCTGCCAGGAAATAACCAATAGAGATCTGTGAAAAGTGCCAAAGAAAAGAATAGCGAAACCAATCAGGAAAATGTTCGTAGCACAAGGAACTGAGGAAAAATACAAAGAATATAAGAACGGAGAAAAAAATGGCAATATCCAAATGGAGATATTTGTTACTTCTGAATATAGTGTTTATTTAAGCATTTCGGACATGTTTCAGCTATAAAACATTTCAGCAAATTATATAACACATAATTAATCTTTATAAGCGTCTTGGACATGTTTCAGCTATAAAACATTTCAGCAAATTATATAACACATAATTAATCTTTATAAGAGTCTTGGACATGTTTCAGATATAAAAGATTTCAGCAAATTATATAATACATAGTAACAGTATGTTTTGCTTTCAAATCTCTTTGTATTATAATAAGTGATAGATGATGTATTTGATATACTGACAAAGTTAAAAAAGGATTCtctgaattttatttaatgcaCAGTACAGCATACATTTAAGTTTTAACTACCAGCAGAACAGTTGAATCGGCTGGAAACACTGCCCCTGCAGAATTGTAAGATGAGTATGGGGCCATTGTGGCACTACCTTGACTAAAACCGACAAAATataatgaataataattaaaaataaatgaaacttATATATAAGcttaaccaaatttttaaaaactcttAACCGTAACTGAAACCAATTTTTTCATTAGCCCAACCGATCCAACCAaccaaattaaacaaaaacttAACCGAAATAAACCGAAATAATGGGAGAATACAGTTAAACTGGCTGTGTGCTCACCCCTACTACCTTCaactgtaattttaaaatttaatccaCTAGATTAATCTCATCACCAACTTTATCTTAAGCTTACTTGTAATAACTAGTTAAATGCAGAGGAAAACAGCACGAGTATCTCAACACATTTAGGATGAATGACTTCACAATTTAAGAATTATTGGATCTATATTAGAGCTTTTATTCTTGTTGCATGTACCTGTAATAACTCTTTTAGCTAGACATGCATGCcttgtaagaaaaaaaaaaacttagcaCACCACTGACTTTGTTTGTGCAGGAACACAAACATAGACATGCAAGTAAGAAATATCATGAATATCcagatatataaatttaattagctTATTAGAGACTTATTTCTAGGCATGAGGCATGGCAGTTCAACAACATTCTTGCACAAAGTTCAGCAAAATATAAACACGTCAAAGATGTTGAATCTAAGAGAATAACATAACATATTGCTTGAAGCAGCTTACCCCTAATACAGAGTTTGATACGACCGAGTTTCTGTAAAGGATCGACTCTTCTTGAGAACCTTCATCAAAAAGACCTGATAATACCAAGAGGTAGAAAGAAGCTGACGCCACAAAAAGAGCATGAAATGTGGAGAAGCCCCTGCACAATTAAAGCAGTTAATTTCCATGCCCTTATGAACCCCTaacataattttacaaaaaagaaaaaaaattcaaaaccaagAAAAGATTCATCAAAAAAAGAATTCTACCGATTGTTCCATTCCATTGTTTGCACTTTGGTGAGCTTCCCATATCCTTTAAAGCACAAAGCGCTAACAAAACCTGTTAATTGATACACCTTCAAGTAGTAAAGTAAACAAAATTAGAAGATATATCATATGTAAGACATTGATATAAATGTTAGCGCTCATTTCTTGTTCTTTCTTCGAATAATGTTGGAAAGTACAAGAAAAAGACACATGACATGCAAGAAAATGAGTCTCACagtataaaatcacaaaaaaaaaatcataaacatcATCTTTCAGGAGATATGAACAAAAAGGGTCCAAAATTCGTCAATAATACAGAAATGCACTAGATTTAGCATTCAACAATTTGAAAATCAATAAGCCAATAgttactttaaataataatagagAGGAATTGCTCAAATTGGTAAAATTAGTAACCTGAGTTACTAAGGTGTTGCTGCATCACAAGTCCTGAAACTAATCCATTTAAACAATGAAATATTTTGAGTCAACTCTACTAAATGAATGTTTCTTGATTTGCTGTGGCTTGAtagaatataatattaagtttccATTGTACTTGGAGGGAATCTAGAAACTCTGAAAAGTTCTGTTTCAGCCTATTACACACCTAAAATCTACATTTTAGCAACATTAAAACTCTGGATATCGGAATGGTAGTTCTTATACATAATTttacattaataaaaaatatttactttttgcCATAAATTATAGATCAACTTTCACAATTAAATCTCATTTATATCTCTAATATATTTTAAGATATTTTCTCACTTACCACATTCTATATGTATCAATTCACCCTTTATCTTCCTtctttaatatttgaaattacaTAAATTTAAACTCGACACTCAATAAACTGCATGGAGGGGGTGATatattgaaacaaaatccaagtgCTAGCAGATTTTCACCAAGATAAAGGGGTAAGTTATGTATTAGGCCAATAATTAGTGTTTATTCTATAGTTAAACAATCACCATCACATCCCTAAGTGATCTTAAAAGACGATCAATGAGGTAGATATGCTACCTCTTAAGAAGATATAGTCCAACCTATTCCAGTGTCAAAGTAGAAAGCATAGTTTATGCTAAATGCAACATATACATACTTATTATGGCCTTTTAAAAGGTTTCAGTGACTAATAACAAGAATTTACAGAATTGAACAGGCATACTTACAGTTATGCACATGATGATACCCGAAAGGATGGACGCCAGCCAAGTTGGACTGACATTGTCCATAAAGGGTCCAAGACTTGGAAGAAAAGATGAACCCCCCATATTTGTTTGCTGGAACACAAAACTACAAAAAATCCCCATCCAGGGTATGTTAATAAAAAAGAACTGATCCTGATATCCTCGTAAGATGACCATCAATCAAAATGAACTTTCCTTTTTCCCTTTAAACATAATTAAGCATACCATAAATATTAAACTATCCCTACAATCGAGAATGGCATGCAATTCTCGGAACACCATATcatacattttgttttgtttcgaacaCAAATCAAcattttgttgattttcttgtatcagattggcttaaatttataacaaaaagaAAAGCACTAAAATTTTAAGTATCGTATTATCAACAAATCTTATTAAGCATTTGAAATTAAACTTGAAATAAAATTGTTGGCGACTAAATGTTAGTTTTCATCATTTACATTTCACTTTCAAGAATAACAAAACATGGCAATTCAttttaggaaaaaaaaacaCGCCAATTAAGTACAAAAGCAAAGAGaacaaataaatttccaaaaGTAGAACTAGTAGTTGTTGAAGCAACATGGCAGGCTATCCACCTCAGATCCACATAAAGAAGTATATTCACAAAACTACTATAATAAGTAGGAGAGATCAAATAGGACTCAAAACTTCCATCCTAATCATTCCATTATAGTACACAAAACACACACTAAAAATCGAGCATAAATCAAGAAAATCAGTTAGAAATGCGATTATCCAAAGAAAAGCTAGGCATGAAACCAAatatcaaacaaaaccaaagaaaaTCATAGCAACGAATAGAGCAGGCAAAAGGGTACTTACATTTACTGATTGACCACAAGaaacaagaagaaaaaaagcAAAGAAAAGGGTATTAATGGAGGGGAAAGGAGGTTACGATTATTCaataagaagaaaatgaagaagaagaagggtcAGTGACGGTTATTAATGGGtattactaattaaataatgAATGAAAAGACGTTGGGTAGATTTAACAGAAGCATTGAGTCAGTCAGTTATTCAAAATCAGAAAGAAAGAGCGAGCGAGTCAGTGAGTGAGTCTGACTCTGAGTCTGACTTTGGATTCATTTCTTGCATTCAACACCATCATACCGTGGCGTATGGTAGCCACCATACCCAATTCCATACAGTAGCCAAACACAATAATGGGTCCCTCAACATTTACTATTTTAATCATTCACTCATCTAACTTCATCTTTAGGTTCCTCAACTTTTAATGTTGTCATTTACTATTTTAATCATTCACTTATCTAGAGCTGGAcatgggccgggtcagcccgtAAACCGGTTCGGTCAAATCCAGTCCGAACCGGACCAAAACCGACCCGAAACCGTAGAAAGGGCGATTTCGGGTCTGTTCCAAatttgttgaaccgtgaaccgaCGGTTCAAGAGTCCAATCcgttgaaaataaataaatattatatatttatgatataatatatttatttttgcaataaaatatagattatatttgttttaatatggGATTATTTCAAAATACCTATTTTTGGTAAAGTATTTACATCATTTTGgcggctaataatcacctatggcacctcaactttaggggtacgggcgctaaaccccctgatgtttaaaaacgggcgctaaaccccctgaactttgaggcggcgctcactaaaccccttttggacgaaatatgaccaaaatatccctggcgccgtttttttggtcaactgactttttttcaaaaaataaataaataatggcgtcacgtcagctgccacgtcaccaaactaccctaaaaaattaaaacacctaaaatacccctaaaacacCCAACCCAATCAAATCAACCCAATGAATTCAACCAAACCACTTTCACCCGAACCGCCACCAcaaccaccaccaccgccaccacaaccgccgccgccgctgcaACATGATGCCTGACTTGCGAAGAAGAACCAGCAGTCTCCTTCAACCCATCCAAAGCTTGATCGTCAACGCCAAGCAAGCTGTACATACATTCTGATACAAATTAAGAACCctaaaatttcttttaattgttttgaatGCACCAAAGCTATTTAGGTTGTTTGAATTTACCGGAGAACAGGCAAAAGCAAGCCTGATTTTTCATGGATCCAAAGGTGAGGATTGTCGGAGACGGAGATTTTATCAGCAAAGCTTATAACTCCTCCCATCGGCTCATCATTTAAAGACTGAAGAGAATTTGAAGGTCGCGTCTGGTGAATTTGAGAGTGGTGAAGTGCCAGTGAGAACAGAGCTGCCGCTGCGTACTTCTGAGTCGGAGTTAGGATCgacgtttccattttttattttacttttagaaATTGAAAGTTTACTACTTCATTTGTATAAAGGCATCTGAACTCTTTATTCTGGAATCTAAAATTTGAATGACTCTTTCAAAGCCTGAAACGTTTTGGTGGCTGTGGTGGTTATGGtgacggcggcggcggcggcggtggtggttatgatggcggcggcggcggcggttgtggtggcggtggtggtggttgTGGTTGTGGTGGCGGTTCGGGTGAAAGTGGTTTGGTTGAATTCATTGGGTTGATTTGATTGGGTTGGgtgttttaggggtattttaggtgttttaattttttagggtagtttggtgacgtggcagctgacgtggcgccactatttatttattttatttttttgaaaaaaagtcagttgaccaaaaaaacggcgccaggggtattttggtcatatttcgtccaaaaggggtttagtgagcgccgcctcaaagttcagggggtttagcgcccgtttttaaacatcagggggtttaacgcccgtacccctaaagttgaggtgccatgggtgattattagcccattTTGGCCTATCTTTTCCTCTTATCCTACATTATCTAATAagctaatttatttatcaaaaatacccactatataaagaagccatctctcattttaggttaaacttttacatagccatctttttttctctctaaactctcttctctctcaaagttctctctttttttcttcttctttttcatttgattttcagtttatctcctccgattattTTTCTGTTCGTCTTTCCAGTCGctcttccgttcgtctacttccgattgatttctcgtcgtttccggtcgtttttccgtttgtcttttccgttcgcgctactccgttcgtctcttccgttcgcgctatggatttctcgactcgtttttagatttgtgtaatttttaggttttttgtaatgatttaaatattttataaataaattattgtagatctatacttttttgtttataaaattgctctattattcatataattatttattttgtcttctcttattcataaatttgttgattgctactgattttgtaaaaaaaaaattgatttatggtgcatttgtagtaattttataatatatttacattttagtttatttttggtgtatatatagtgtatttctgctgtttttttagcatatttatggtgtatttgcagtttttatggtgtattttgCAGTGTTTCACAGTGTAAACCacaaaacactacaaaataccATAGATACactaaaaatatactatatatatacactacttatacactatatatatacactatatatatactaatcttacactataaacaccataaaaacactatatatacactactattacactatataaaaaaaattccaggaaacaaatctataaaaataaaaattaacactatatatacactaatcttacattatataaaaaaaaactgccggtcggttcggtcgaccgaactgAAAAAACTGAAAACCGAAATTGGAAACAGAAAAAAGGTattgttgaaattaaaaaaaaaataaaaagatatttttcgtaaataaaaaaagataaaatataaaaatcaaaactttgcaggtaaaggtgtaaataagttatcaaaacatgtatttcaggaaattaccactaaatgtttggttaattttttattttcaaaaacaaaattctttattttcttataatactatctccgtaaattattttattgttaaattacattttttgtaattaaattttaatttattttcaatttttttctaaaccgtACTAAACCGAAACCAGAATCAGAACCAGAATTGTCTGGTTCCGAACCGTCATGGAACCGTCTCTTTGGCGGTTCCGGACCGGTTTCACTTTTTCTTGAACCGCGACCCGGCGGTTcctcaacttttaattttgtctttaTTGATCCTTACTAAGTGATGTTAGAAGAATGTAGACTTATTCATGTGCTTGGGTACTCGTCGGGCCATCCAAATCCGTCTCCTTAGGATTCGGGttttattagtaattttttatttcttatccGTATCCTTAGGATTCAGAatttaatagtaattttttatttttttatccgtCTCAAATTCGAACCCGACCCGAAAAAAGCTTGCTATTTTACAGAgactttttacacaaacaaccaaCTTTCtctaatattttacttttatacaggtCTAACTTTTGTATCTCTAAAATACGGTACACGGGTGAAATAATATCTTTTATACAGTTCACATATATACCTCTCCTCTCAAACAAACCCTcacaattataattattttctctctcctcatatttctctctcagctctctctcaactcaaatttttacgaagtttcttcttcttctccataaTCATCTTTGTGCATCTTTAATTTAGTAGATCGGCATCTTCAGATCTGTTTTTCGCGCTCCATCTCCGTCGTTACACCTTTACCTCGTCAACGAAGTCATTTTCTCTGCTCGTTTTTACTATCTCCGTTTTTTATTTCGATTTCATCATATCTGAAGTTCATCGTTTCTATTCTTTTTCTTCGTTTCAgatctgcaatttttttttctgtttaatttttttatataatagtaAGTTTTCATCataaaacatgtataaagattatcttttcatgttatataaaatgattttatggttttatGGAAGAAaaatctgttatttctgcatttttaccgtgttttgttgtatttctgcattttttttaattctgcagtacgatttgttgatgaatgttgattgataaattattgtaatgttacgatgttgttgattttatgttgatattgtgttgatattttttttgattttgacattaacaaataagataatacttttcgtgaaataaactaaaaatataaaaattaaactgagattggataatgatatgttaacATTGAGGAATAAGACAAATAatcatgttgaattattgtaatgttgcagggttgatattgtg is a window of Mercurialis annua linkage group LG2, ddMerAnnu1.2, whole genome shotgun sequence DNA encoding:
- the LOC126670746 gene encoding uncharacterized protein LOC126670746 is translated as MGGSSFLPSLGPFMDNVSPTWLASILSGIIMCITVYQLTGFVSALCFKGYGKLTKVQTMEWNNRGFSTFHALFVASASFYLLVLSGLFDEGSQEESILYRNSVVSNSVLGISIGYFLADLAMIIWYFPALGGLEYVLHHGLSMYSIILSLISGQGQFYILMVLFTESTTPFVNLRWYLDLAGQKNSKAYVCNGILLFVGWLVARVILFVYFFTHMFIHFDEVKNIFPLGFYSMLVVPPALSIMNIIWFWKIARGLLKTLSRPKTHSQ